A window of the Gossypium hirsutum isolate 1008001.06 chromosome A05, Gossypium_hirsutum_v2.1, whole genome shotgun sequence genome harbors these coding sequences:
- the LOC107923197 gene encoding glucan endo-1,3-beta-glucosidase: MLFLTQLLSLTDGRDIGVCYGLNGNNLPSPGDVINLFKTSGINNIRLYQPYPEVLEAARGSGISLSMSTTNEDIQSLATDQSAADAWVNTNIVPYKEDVQFRFIIIGNEAIPGQSSSYIPGAMNNIMNSLASFGLGTTKVTTVVPMNALSTSYPPSDGAFGSDITSIMTSIMAILVRQDSPLLINVYPYFAYASDPTHISLNYALFTSTAPVVVDQGLEYYNLFDGMVDAFNAALDKIGFGQITLIVAETGWPTAGNEPYTSVANAQTYNKNLLNHVTQKGTPKRPEYIMPTFFFEMFNENLKQPTVEQNFGFFFPNMNPVYPFW, translated from the exons ATGCTGTTTTTAACTCAACTCCTCTCTCTAACAG ATGGCCGTGATATTGGTGTTTGCTATGGTTTGAACGGCAACAATCTTCCATCTCCAGGAGATGTTATTAATCTTTTCAAAACTAGTGGCATAAACAATATCAGGCTCTACCAGCCTTACCCTGAAGTGCTCGAAGCAGCAAGGGGATCGGGAATATCCCTCTCGATGAGTACGACAAACGAGGACATACAAAGCCTCGCAACGGATCAAAGTGCAGCCGATGCATGGGTTAACACCAACATCGTCCCTTATAAGGAAGATGTTCAATTCAGGTTCATCATCATTGGGAATGAAGCCATTCCAGGACAGTCAAGCTCTTACATTCCTGGTGCCATGAACAACATAATGAACTCGCTGGCCTCATTTGGGCTAGGCACGACGAAGGTTACGACCGTGGTCCCGATGAATGCCCTAAGTACCTCGTACCCTCCTTCAGACGGCGCTTTTGGAAGCGATATAACATCGATCATGACTAGTATCATGGCCATTCTGGTTCGACAGGATTCGCCCCTCCTGATCAATGTGTACCCTTATTTTGCCTATGCCTCAGACCCCACTCATATTTCCCTCAACTACGCCTTGTTCACCTCGACCGCACCGGTGGTGGTCGACCAAGGCTTGGAATACTACAACCTCTTTGACGGCATGGTCGATGCTTTCAATGCCGCCCTAGATAAGATCGGCTTCGGCCAAATTACTCTCATTGTAGCCGAAACTGGATGGCCGACCGCCGGTAACGAGCCTTACACGAGTGTCGCGAACGCTCAAACTTATAACAAGAACTTGTTGAATCATGTGACGCAGAAAGGGACTCCGAAAAGACCTGAATATATAATGCCGACGTTTTTCTTCGAGATGTTCAACGAGAACTTGAAGCAACCCACAGTTGAGCAGAATTTCGGATTCTTCTTCCCCAATATGAACCCTGTTTATCCATTTTGGTGA
- the LOC107924519 gene encoding histone acetyltransferase of the MYST family 1 isoform X1, translating to MGSIDTPTITENGSTQSYAAAAPADDNQRPLASSNGAQESEATKKRRTGIHPLEVGTRVMCRWRDGKYHPVKVIERRKLQSAEPSDYEYYVHYTEFNRRLDEWVKLEQLDLDSVETVVDEKVEDKVASLKMTRHQKRKIDETHVEVGHEELDAASLREHEEFTKVKNIATIELGRYEIETWYFSPFPPEYNDSLKLYFCEFCLNFMKRKEQLQRHMRKCDLKHPPGDEIYRSGTLSMFEVDGKKNKVYGQNLCYLAKLFLDHKTLYYDVDLFLFYVLCECDDRGCHMVGYFSKEKHSEESYNLACILTLPPYQRKGYGKFLIAFSYELSKKEGKVGTPERPLSDLGLLSYRGYWTRVLLDILKKHKGNISIKELSDMTAIKAEDILTTLQSLELIQYRKGQHVICADPKVLDRHLKAAGRGGLEVDVSKLIWTPYKEQS from the exons ATGGGTTCCATAGACACGCCGACGATTACGGAGAATGGTTCAACACAATCCTACGCCGCCGCTGCTCCGGCCGACGACAACCAGAGGCCTTTGGCCTCCTCAAACGGAGCGCAGGAGTCTGAGGCTACGAAAAAGAGGAGGACGGGTATACACCCCCTAGAGGTGGGTACTCGCGTCATGTGCCGCTGGAGAGACGGCAAGTATCATCCTGTCAAAGTCATCGAACGCCGAAAGCTGCAGTCCGCTGAGCCCAGTGATTATGAATATTACGTTCATTACACCGAGT TTAATAGGAGGCTTGATGAATGGGTGAAGCTTGAACAACTTGATCTTGATTCTGTCGAAACGGTTGTTGATGAAAAGGTCGAAGATAAG GTAGCAAGCTTAAAAATGACACGCCACCAGAAACGTAAGATTGATGAGACACACGTTGAGGTT GGTCATGAGGAGCTGGATGCTGCCAGCTTGCGTGAACATGAGGAATTCACGAAGGTGAAAAATATTGCGACTATAGAACTTGGAAGATATGAAATTGAGACATGGTACTTCTCCCCCTTTCCACCAGAATATAATGATTCGTTGAAGTTGTACTTTTGTGAGTTTTGCCTCAACTTCATGAAAAGGAAAGAGCAACTTCAAAGGCATATG AGGAAGTGTGATTTGAAGCATCCCCCTGGGGACGAAATATATCGAAGTGGTACCCTGTCAATGTTTGAG GTTGATGGCAAAAAGAACAAAGTTTATGGGCAGAATCTTTGTTATTTGGCGAAGTTGTTCCTTGACCACAAGACCCTTTATTACGATGTTGACCTGTTTCTATTCTATGTTTTGTGTGAATGTGATGATCGTGGTTGCCACATGGTTGGATACTTTTCCAAG GAAAAGCATTCAGAGGAATCCTATAATTTGGCATGTATCCTCACCCTTCCTCCATATCAAAGGAAAGGCTATGGGAAGTTTTTAATTGCCTTTT CATATGAACTCTCAAAGAAAGAAGGTAAAGTTGGCACACCTGAAAGACCACTTTCCGATCTAGGGCTGTTGAGCTACAGAGGGTACTGGACAAGGGTTCTTTTAGACATCCTGAAAAAGCATAAAGGAAATATTTCCATCAAG GAGCTCAGTGACATGACAGCTATAAAGGCGGAGGATATATTGACCACTCTGCAGAGTCTAGAACTGATTCAATACAGGAAGGGGCAGCATGTTATATGTGCGGATCCCAAGGTGTTGGATCGTCATCTAAAAGCCGCTGGGCGTGGTGGGCTTGAGGTTGATGTTAGCAAGTTAATCTGGACACCATATAAAGAACAGAGTTAA
- the LOC107924519 gene encoding histone acetyltransferase of the MYST family 1 isoform X2, whose translation MGSIDTPTITENGSTQSYAAAAPADDNQRPLASSNGAQESEATKKRRTGIHPLEVGTRVMCRWRDGKYHPVKVIERRKLQSAEPSDYEYYVHYTEFNRRLDEWVKLEQLDLDSVETVVDEKVEDKVASLKMTRHQKRKIDETHVEGHEELDAASLREHEEFTKVKNIATIELGRYEIETWYFSPFPPEYNDSLKLYFCEFCLNFMKRKEQLQRHMRKCDLKHPPGDEIYRSGTLSMFEVDGKKNKVYGQNLCYLAKLFLDHKTLYYDVDLFLFYVLCECDDRGCHMVGYFSKEKHSEESYNLACILTLPPYQRKGYGKFLIAFSYELSKKEGKVGTPERPLSDLGLLSYRGYWTRVLLDILKKHKGNISIKELSDMTAIKAEDILTTLQSLELIQYRKGQHVICADPKVLDRHLKAAGRGGLEVDVSKLIWTPYKEQS comes from the exons ATGGGTTCCATAGACACGCCGACGATTACGGAGAATGGTTCAACACAATCCTACGCCGCCGCTGCTCCGGCCGACGACAACCAGAGGCCTTTGGCCTCCTCAAACGGAGCGCAGGAGTCTGAGGCTACGAAAAAGAGGAGGACGGGTATACACCCCCTAGAGGTGGGTACTCGCGTCATGTGCCGCTGGAGAGACGGCAAGTATCATCCTGTCAAAGTCATCGAACGCCGAAAGCTGCAGTCCGCTGAGCCCAGTGATTATGAATATTACGTTCATTACACCGAGT TTAATAGGAGGCTTGATGAATGGGTGAAGCTTGAACAACTTGATCTTGATTCTGTCGAAACGGTTGTTGATGAAAAGGTCGAAGATAAG GTAGCAAGCTTAAAAATGACACGCCACCAGAAACGTAAGATTGATGAGACACACGTTGAG GGTCATGAGGAGCTGGATGCTGCCAGCTTGCGTGAACATGAGGAATTCACGAAGGTGAAAAATATTGCGACTATAGAACTTGGAAGATATGAAATTGAGACATGGTACTTCTCCCCCTTTCCACCAGAATATAATGATTCGTTGAAGTTGTACTTTTGTGAGTTTTGCCTCAACTTCATGAAAAGGAAAGAGCAACTTCAAAGGCATATG AGGAAGTGTGATTTGAAGCATCCCCCTGGGGACGAAATATATCGAAGTGGTACCCTGTCAATGTTTGAG GTTGATGGCAAAAAGAACAAAGTTTATGGGCAGAATCTTTGTTATTTGGCGAAGTTGTTCCTTGACCACAAGACCCTTTATTACGATGTTGACCTGTTTCTATTCTATGTTTTGTGTGAATGTGATGATCGTGGTTGCCACATGGTTGGATACTTTTCCAAG GAAAAGCATTCAGAGGAATCCTATAATTTGGCATGTATCCTCACCCTTCCTCCATATCAAAGGAAAGGCTATGGGAAGTTTTTAATTGCCTTTT CATATGAACTCTCAAAGAAAGAAGGTAAAGTTGGCACACCTGAAAGACCACTTTCCGATCTAGGGCTGTTGAGCTACAGAGGGTACTGGACAAGGGTTCTTTTAGACATCCTGAAAAAGCATAAAGGAAATATTTCCATCAAG GAGCTCAGTGACATGACAGCTATAAAGGCGGAGGATATATTGACCACTCTGCAGAGTCTAGAACTGATTCAATACAGGAAGGGGCAGCATGTTATATGTGCGGATCCCAAGGTGTTGGATCGTCATCTAAAAGCCGCTGGGCGTGGTGGGCTTGAGGTTGATGTTAGCAAGTTAATCTGGACACCATATAAAGAACAGAGTTAA
- the LOC107923641 gene encoding uncharacterized protein → MGNRYNCHQNLRLNHTKRSIFLPMLCSKVSINKDVMKLPKWKDKLPDDDPLSPKIGCMGQVKRNNRIVGFPALDITTKINNSCNANNNTNDNGIKYFKLKKLFSGKRKQGFVEHGGKENSGSRSINIENMDPPLPVIKRVPKQGDKGEGDTLWQRRSRGVSLESLQLLQIQLNRRREPTTV, encoded by the coding sequence ATGGGAAATAGATATAATTGCCATCAGAATCTACGTTTGAATCATACAAAGAGAAGCATCTTTTTGCCGATGTTGTGTTCGAAGGTATCCATTAATAAAGATGTGATGAAGCTTCCCAAATGGAAAGACAAGTTACCGGATGACGACCCTTTGTCTCCAAAGATCGGTTGCATGGGACAAGTGAAGAGGAACAACAGGATTGTTGGCTTCCCTGCACTCGATATCACCACCAAGATCAACAACAGCTGCAATGCTAATAATAATACCAATGATAATGgcatcaagtatttcaagctcAAGAAGTTGTTTTCCGGCAAAAGAAAACAAGGGTTTGTAGAACATGGTGGGAAAGAGAACAGTGGTTCGCGTTCAATCAACATCGAAAACATGGATCCCCCTTTGCCTGTGATCAAGAGAGTGCCGAAACAAGGTGATAAAGGAGAAGGAGACACTCTTTGGCAGAGGAGATCTCGTGGGGTTTCATTGGAAAGCTTACAGCTTCTACAGATTCAACTTAACAGACGTCGAGAACCGACCACTGTTTAA